In Moorella sp. Hama-1, a single genomic region encodes these proteins:
- a CDS encoding DEAD/DEAH box helicase, producing MAAIQAVKTGELKKLGEAPATRPAVEVKETAAAAVPLVVHFAPEEDKKIIAALVRGQVAPAADLFLHRQALLLSLSSGFDTLLSLAVVRDVQPLDYQLATVRHVLKNMRGRALLCDEVGMGKTIEAGLILMEYLLRGLVRRVLVLTPPSLVEQWQQEMQVKFNLDFISYDAPAFKAAANPWLEFPHIIASVDTAKRPPHRELVLASEFDLVVVDEAHHLKNKHTQAYQLVSRLKKKYILLLTATPVENNMEELFNLITLLLPGQLETAASFKRKYITRGEPLKPKNTEALKRLLREVMVRNRRSETGVIRSRRRADTVELTLSPEEMAFYNRLTSFVRGYYTPQAQQTTSGVNQFILRTLQREVGSSIDAVLPTLEKMAANPVHPEPLRRLLQALAVQGRAIKPRAKVDVLVKLLRSIKDKVIVFTSFQETQALLARWLRQEGFPVAELHGQMRRQEKEDQVRLFAGEARVLVSTENGSEGRNLQFCRFLVNYDLPWNPMRIEQRIGRIHRLGQERDVQIYNLAAAGTVEAYILELLDAKINMFQLVVGELDMILGTLHEKKDFEDLVMEVWANAADEEDVRAGMDNLGQELLAAKVHYQAVKALDERLLGELLPDE from the coding sequence ATGGCGGCAATCCAAGCGGTAAAAACCGGTGAACTGAAAAAACTTGGGGAGGCCCCTGCAACCAGACCTGCTGTAGAAGTTAAGGAAACCGCAGCAGCGGCTGTGCCCCTGGTAGTTCACTTTGCGCCTGAGGAAGATAAAAAGATCATTGCGGCACTGGTGCGCGGCCAGGTTGCGCCGGCGGCGGATCTCTTCCTGCACCGCCAGGCGTTATTACTTTCCCTTAGCTCCGGTTTTGATACCCTCCTGTCCCTGGCGGTTGTGCGGGACGTGCAGCCCCTGGACTACCAGCTGGCTACCGTGCGCCACGTGCTGAAAAATATGCGCGGCCGCGCCCTCCTCTGCGATGAGGTAGGGATGGGCAAAACCATCGAAGCCGGGCTCATCCTGATGGAATACCTTCTCCGCGGCCTGGTACGCCGGGTCCTGGTGCTCACGCCGCCTTCCCTGGTGGAGCAGTGGCAGCAGGAGATGCAGGTGAAATTCAACCTGGACTTTATCAGCTATGACGCCCCGGCTTTTAAAGCCGCTGCCAATCCCTGGCTGGAGTTTCCCCATATCATTGCCTCCGTGGATACGGCCAAGCGACCGCCCCACCGGGAGCTGGTCCTGGCCAGCGAGTTTGATCTGGTCGTCGTCGATGAAGCCCATCACCTTAAAAACAAGCACACCCAGGCTTACCAGCTCGTCAGCCGGCTGAAAAAGAAATACATCCTGCTCCTCACCGCCACCCCGGTGGAAAACAACATGGAAGAACTCTTCAACCTGATCACCCTACTGTTACCAGGGCAGCTGGAAACGGCCGCTTCCTTCAAAAGGAAATACATCACCCGGGGCGAGCCCCTGAAGCCCAAAAATACCGAAGCCTTGAAGCGACTGCTAAGGGAGGTCATGGTCCGCAACCGGCGCAGCGAAACCGGGGTTATTCGCAGCCGCCGCCGCGCCGACACGGTGGAGTTAACCCTCTCCCCGGAAGAGATGGCCTTTTACAACCGCCTGACTAGCTTCGTCCGGGGTTACTATACCCCGCAGGCGCAACAAACTACCAGCGGAGTCAATCAATTTATCCTCCGCACCCTGCAGCGGGAGGTGGGCAGCAGCATCGACGCCGTCCTGCCCACCCTGGAGAAGATGGCCGCCAATCCCGTCCACCCCGAACCCCTGCGCCGCCTGCTGCAGGCCCTGGCCGTCCAGGGCCGGGCCATCAAACCCCGCGCCAAAGTAGATGTACTGGTAAAACTGTTACGCTCCATCAAGGACAAAGTAATTGTCTTCACCAGTTTCCAGGAAACCCAGGCCCTCCTCGCCCGGTGGCTGCGCCAGGAGGGTTTCCCGGTGGCCGAACTGCACGGCCAGATGCGGCGCCAGGAAAAGGAGGACCAGGTACGGCTTTTCGCCGGTGAAGCCCGGGTCCTGGTTTCCACAGAAAACGGCAGCGAAGGTCGCAACCTGCAATTTTGCCGCTTCTTGGTCAACTACGACCTGCCCTGGAACCCCATGCGGATTGAACAGCGCATCGGCCGCATCCACCGCCTGGGTCAGGAGCGCGACGTGCAGATTTACAACCTGGCCGCCGCCGGCACTGTAGAAGCTTATATCCTGGAACTGCTGGACGCTAAGATCAATATGTTCCAGCTCGTTGTTGGTGAACTGGATATGATTCTGGGCACCTTGCACGAGAAAAAAGACTTTGAGGATCTGGTGATGGAAGTCTGGGCTAACGCCGCCGACGAGGAGGATGTGCGCGCCGGTATGGACAACCTGGGCCAGGAATTGCTGGCGGCCAAAGTGCACTATCAAGCGGTCAAAGCCCTGGATGAGCGTTTGCTGGGGGAATTGTTACCCGATGAATAA